The following DNA comes from Anaerolineae bacterium.
TATGCGGCAAAATCATCTTTGCGATGTAGCTTATATATGAAACCAGGGCATTGGAAATCCGAACAGTTATTGGAAATGCCTCCAAAGAACCTACAGCTCTTTGCTGGGCAAACAAGGTCACAACACTTGATGCTGCCGCAAGAACAAATAAGGGGATTTTCTCCCGTATAAGTTGGAGCGCAGATGACCACTGATAATTAAATCGGCCAAGAGGCCAGTAATCCAAAAGAAGCAGCACAAAAGGCAGGGTTATCAGCATGGGCTTGGCCATAAGACCAAGAGCAAAGAACAAAAGAACCAGCAAATATCTGTTTGTCCCAGGATGCTCAACATACCAGACGTAACTTCCCATAGTCAGCATCCAGAAAAATGTACTTAAAACATCCTTGCGTTCCGCTACCCAGGCAACCGACTCCACATGAAGGGGATGAAGAGCAAAAAGCGCCGCGACAAAGGCGCTTTTCCAGAAAGCCCCTGTCATTTTCTTAAAAACCAGAAAAAGCAGGATGGCATTTAAGATATGAAAAAATACACTGGTGAAATGATGACCACCGGGTTTTAATCCAAAAAGCTGACAATCCAGCATGTGAGACAGCCAGGTTAATGGATGCCAGTTGCTGGCATCTGTGGATGTAAAAGCCCAGGCAATGCTCTTTAAAGTCAGCCCTGCCTGAACATGTTGATTCTCTGTGATATATTTTTTGTCATCGTAGTTAACAAATTCATGGCTGCCGACCTGCCAGTAAACAGCAAGTACAGCTATGACAAGAAACAGGCAGACCGCGCCTTCTCGGCGTAAGGTAAAAAAGGGGGATTTTTGCGTCTCATTATTACTCATTAACATAATTTCCTGAGCATATTAATACACTTCGACATTATGCAGTTCCTTGTTTTGCGGTTCTGCGGTTCAAAGCCCCTTAACACCTGACACTTAAGACCCCTTAAGACATAATAACATCTACCTTCCAAACATCCTCTCGACCTCTCCCTTGCTCCACTTTATCCACGTGGGCCGGCCGTGCGGGCAGTTGGATGGGTTCTCGCATTGGTCGAGCTGGTCGAGAAGCCTCTTTATCTCCGCGTCTGTAAGGGCCTGGTTCGCCCTGATCGCCCCGTGACAGGCCATTGTAATCAGACAGTTGTCAATCCCCTTTTCCAGGTCCGGCCCAAAACCTGTTTTTGCGATTTTCTCCACCATCTCGATAATAAGCGGCCTTATCTCCCTGCCTGAAAGGATGGCCGGCGCAGACTTTATCGCGAAGGTGTCGCCTCCGAACCGCTCTATTTCAAACCCAAACCTGAAAAACTCCGGAATCATCTTTTCAAGTATCTCTGCCTCCCTGTAGCCGAGATCAACTGTTTCAGGAATAAGCAGGCTCTGGTCAGGCCCTTTTGAGCCTTTATACCGGGTTTTCATTTGCTCATAAACAACCCGTTCATGTGCTGCATGCTGATCAATAAGCACAAGCTCATGTTCCGACTCGCAGACAATATATGTATTATAAAACCGGCCTATTACCTGTAAATCCGCGAAACAGGTCTTTTTATCCCAGAGCGGGTCCTGGATTTCAGGAAACGGCTCGGTCTCTGGCGCATGGCCCTGGCCGGAAATAAATGATCTGCGTTCAGACCTTGTATAAGCAGCGGCAGGCTCTGAAACAGAAAAATTATTACGCGTTTCAGCTGGTTTCCATTTATCCTTTTCAACCCATTTATGTGTTTCAAATTGACAAAGCGCCTTTGACACAGCATCTTTTACAGCTTCATGGACATCCTTCTGCCTGGCAAACCTTACCTCCTGTTTTGCGGGGTGAACATTTACATCCACCTGCTCAAAAGGAACATTAACAAAAAGAACAGCCGCGGGAAACCGCCCTTTCATCAATCTTTGCCTGTATCCTTCAAGCAGGGCATGCTGAATGACCCTGTCACGCACAAACCTGTTATTCACATATATATAGATGCCGCGGGAGGTGCTGCGAAAAATTTTCGGAGATAATATCCAGCCTGCAATTGAAACAAATTTTTCATTAAATTCAAGCTTGCAAAAATCGCTTTTCAGGCTGTTTCCCGTAACATCCATTACCCTGTCAAACGGATCAGATGCCGGAAGCCAGTTCTTTACAATTTTCCGGTTATGCTCAAGCCTGAATCCGGCGTTCGGGTTTCCCAGCGCAATACTTGAAATAGTATCGGCAATATGGCCCATCTCCGTGGAGGCGCTTTTTAAGAACTTGCGCCTGGCCGGAATGTTATAAAAAAGCCGGCTGACGGTTACCATTGTGCCTTGGGGAGCCCCTGTTTGAGAGACCTTTTTAATTCTGCCGCCTTCAACGATTATTTCAGCAGCGGTTTTAGATGCCTCATCCTTTGTAACAAGAGAAAATCCGGAAACAGAAGCAATGCTTGGAAGAGCCTCCCCCCTGAAACCAAGAGTCTTAATGGAAAACAGATCGCTGTCCTTATATATCTTGCTGGTTGCATACCGCTCCAGGGCAAGAAGGGCGTCATCTCCGTTCATTCCCATGCCGTTATCCGACACGCGTATCAGGGATTTCCCACCGTTTTCGACTTCGATTATGATGCGGCCGGCCTGTGCATCAAGAGCGTTCTCAACAAGCTCCTTGACAACCGAACATGGCCGCTCCACAACCTCGCCCGCAGCTATCTTATTGGAAAGGTTCTCGGGAAGTATTCTTATCTTTGGCATGGTAATAATGATAAACCACGAAGCACACGAAGGTTATTAAGATCGATTTTTTTATTCTTCGTGGTCTTCGTGGTAGAATGACAATATTTTATACCCTAATTTCTCTGTGGCCTCTGAGTGCTCTGTGGTAAATAGTTCGCGATTATACTGGATTTTCAACAACAAAGCGGGATAAAAATTCCGCATCCTTGGGAGACAGGTTGAATTTATGACCGGCATCAGCCACAAGCTTCTTTAAATCCTTTACATGCTCATGCTTCCGTTTTTCTGAAACCCACTTTACCGCCTTTCTCAAATCTTCGCCTTTTGGTTGAACAGTCATAGACTAAATTCCTTTTGTTGACGATTTTTTACAAGGCCGTTAATATTCCTGATAACAAAGCTCTTCTATTCTTGAAAGGCTGTTTAAACGGTCAGTTATATCAACAGCAAAAAAATCGGATACAGGTTTAAATATTTCCGGATTATCAGATTGCACTTTCCGGGCCGCTTCCAATACCTTTCCCAGTCCATTTTTTGTCATTTTACCCAATGGCTGCCTGCACCCTCCGGAAGGCATGCCAAGAACCGCCATAAGGGTCTTGATGCCCAGCGGATTCCTTGCCCTGCATACAACCTCTCCATAAGGTGTTGTCTCTATGGTTTTAATTGTTACAAGCCCGAAAAGAGGTTCAAGGGCGGATAATATCTTTTTGGCTTCAGCCTGATTCCCCTGCGCAAGCAGTCTGACCATTTCAGTAACAGGTCCTGGAGCAACATTTGAAGCAACAGAGATGACGCCCGATGCCATTATTTCCGGGTCTGTCATCATTTCAAATGTCAGTCCGTCATCACCGGAAAATACGGTAAAATCCGCTCCGCAACAGGCTCTTGTGTGTTTCATGTTTTGAATGTTTCCGGTAGCCTCTTTTACCATGTTGACATTATCAAAATCCCTGTTAAGAATTGCAATATCTTCCGGGAGTAACTGCGCGCCGGTCCTGCCGGGAATTACATAAGGGATAATCTGCACGTCAGGGAAGGCTCTGGCAACAGGCGCGACATATTCTCGCCGTATTTCAAGAGAGCTTGGCCCATTATAATATGGATCTACAAGCAATAAAGCTTCAACCCCGGCATCAACAGCATGCCTTGATGATTCAAGTGTCTCCGCTGTATTATTGCTTCCGGTTCCAGCTATGCAGATACATTTTCCCCGTGTTTTTTTCGCCACATCTTCAATAACCTTGTTATGTTCATCCCATGTCAAAGTCGGGCTTTCACCTGTAGTTCCGACAGCCAGAATCCCGGTTATTCCGTTTTTTATCTGGAAATCCACAAGTTGTCTCATGCCTTCATAATCAACAGTCTTATCATTAAATGGTGTAACAAGCGCTGTAAAACATCCTTTAAACATAATACCCTCCCCTGAAATTAATATGATATTAGTTAAGTGGTCGAGTGGGAAATTGGTCGAGTGGTTGACTACTTGACTATTTACAGGCCTTAGTGGCTGAACTGTTACCATGATTTTTATATTAAGAATTTTAATTACTGTCAAGCAACTTCTCCCTGCTTCTTCTCCCCAAAATCGGGTTGCGAATAAAGGCGTGTCTCTACGGTCGTCTTGATTTTTCTTGACAATAAAATGACGCCATACTACCCATGAAATTATCTCAACATAAAGATCGGACCGAATCAGTAGAAATTTATTACCCTGCTTTATTTATAAGGATACTATTATGCCAACAGCAAAAAACGCGGAAGAATATATCGCCTGGCAACAGGCTGCTATAGCCTCAAACCCTGAGTGTGGAACATCACATTACAACCTTGCTGTCGCTTTGTTGGGTCAGGGAAAATATGATGAGGCTGAAAAGGAACTTTGTGCTGCTCTTGATTGCAGCTCAAATCTTGCTGAAGCCTATGTGCAGCTTGGAGGGCTTTGTCTGCGTCGAGGCGATCTTGATGGCTGCCTTTTATATAACAAGCAGGCGATCAAAGCAAGGGCCGGATTTCCTGAGGGTCATGGGAATATAGGTTTTGTGCATTTACAGATGGGAAATGTTGATGAAGCCATTAAATCGCTTCAAAAGGCCATTCTATATAATTCCAAATTCCTGCAGGCTTATGCTACTCTGGCAAATGCTTATTTAATGAAGGGCCTGGTTGAAGAAAGCATTGCAACCAGCCTGAAGGCCCTGGAGCTGGAACCCTCTTTTGCGGTTTCACACAACAATCTGGCAATAGCATATATCGAAAATGGCCGGTATGACAAGGCCATTGAGCACTGTGACAGGGCAATTGACCTTGGTTATGAAGTAGCCCCGGAAATTTTGAACGAGCTGGAAAAGCACCGTTAATGAACCTGGCTCCGACCCGATCCATAATTGGTCGAGCAGTTGAGTAGTCGAGCAGAGAAATGCTTGACCAGCAACGAGTAACCAATGCCCAATAAACCGCAATTTAACTATTTCCTGTCTGATACAAAAAATTCAGTGCAAAAAAACAGTGAAATATGGTCTATTCCCCTCCCAACAACAAGAAAACAGCCACAGAAAGCAACCGGCATTTCTGTCACCTATGGAGACTACTTTAGCGCAGTTCGGTCATTTCTGGAACAAAACAAATTTGAAATTCTAATTTCCGCCCTTTCTAAAAGCATAAATCGTCATACAATCCCTGAAGAAATCAAAGAAATCCGGGTTTGCCTGGTAAAACACGGGGAATTTTATCATCCGTCCATGGTTGAAGCTGTTTTGAATAAACATAGTTATAAATTCGTTGTAAATGTTGCAATATCCGCTGCGGGCACAGATTGTATCGAAAGAGAATACAGCTGCCTTAAAAGACTGAGTAATGATTTTTCATTTTCATATATTCCAGAGGTTTATAGCTACGGGAAAGCCCGTGTAAAAAAAAACGGGCATATGATCAGCATGTTCCTGGGCGAATGGCTTGACGGCTTTAACGAATTCCATATTTCCCGTGACAGAACGGATAATAAATACAAAATATTGATCTGGGATTCTGAGAGGGGCAACTATTTTCTTTCTCCTGATAATACCCTGGAACTTTACAGACAGGCAGCCATGATCCTGACCGGTTATTATAATATTGAAACCTTTGAACAGATATTTCCATGGCATCATGCTGCCGGAGACTTTGTTATAAGGCTGCAAAATAACAGGGCCGCACTAAAGCTTATAACAGTCAGGCAATATGCGCCCATGTTTGCGAAAAAAGAAAAGCATGAAGATACAGACAGGGATGCTGAAATGGTACTGGAGGCGATGCTGTTATTTTTATTAAACCTTTCAATCAGGATGCGGCTCGACAGGCTAAATGGAGTAGGTGATATTGTGTGGTCTGATGACATTGCTGTTCAAGGAACCCTGGAAGGTTTTTTCCAGGGTTTGCGCCGGAAAGATTCAACCGGTTTGTCCTCTGATTTTCTTGATGTTTATTTCCATGATTACCTGTTATCATCCTGCACTGAGAAGGATTTATATGATTTATCTTTAGCTGTTATTAATTCATACAATCCATTAGCGCCGGAGATCCCTGTGATAAAACAGAATATAAAGAAGCATTCAGAGGTTCTTTTTGATGCCATAAACAGGCAGTTATAATCAGCACACAATATATGGAACATTTTGCCGGTCAATCCTCAAGATAAAGTGCTGGAACCGGAAATGAATATTTTATTGTTCATAACCTTATGAAGCCGGTCTTTTTTTATTGACAAAAAACAAGATTAACTTTATGAATTTCGAGATATAATATATTATTAATGTACTATTAATGTAGCATTAATTTGCCAAGATAAAATTGAAAAAAATATAACTGGAAAGTGAGAGGAGGTGACCGGAAAAGCCCGAAAGGGTAAGTTTAGATGTCTTTGTAGTCAAAACGGCTAATTTTCAAAACAATGGAGGTAATAAACAATGGCAAAACATAAAACCCCTTTGATCGACCAGCTTGAATCCGGACCATGGCCAAGTTTTGTGTCCGATATTAAGTGGGAAGCTGAATCAAGGGCAAAGAATGAGAAAGGCATAGACTACCAGGTTCCGGTGGATGTTTGTGATGATCTTCTTGGCGTCCTTGAACTCTCCTACAAGCACGGCAGGACCCACTGGAAACACGGCGGAATCGTAGGTGTATTTGGCTATGGCGGTGGTGTTATAGGAAGATATTGCGACCAGCCGGAAATGTTCCCCGGTGTTGCACATTTTCACACAGTTCGTGTAAACCAGCCTTCAGGCAAATACTATACAACAAAATTCTTAAATGATCTCATGAATATTTGGGAACTGCGCGGCAGCGGTATGACCAACATGCACGGAGCAACCGGAGATATCGTTCTTATCGGAACTACAACGCCTCAATTGGAAGAGATCTTTTTTGATCTGACCCATAATATGGGCACGGATCTGGGCGGTTCAGGCGGAAATCTGCGGACCCCTTCCTGCTGTCTCGGCACGTCTCGCTGTGAATACGCGTGTTACGATACTCAAGAGCTTTGTCACCATATGACAATGGAATATCAGGATGAGCTCCATCGCCCTGCTTTTCCCTATAAATTTAAATTCAAGTTTGACGGATGCCCCAACTGCTGCGTGGCATCTATTGCAAGATCAGATCTGGCCTTTATCGGAACATGGCGTGATGATATCCGCATTGATCAGAAAGTGGTCAAAGCGTATGTGGGCGGAGAGGTTCCGCCTAACGCCGGCGCTCATGCGGGCCGTGACTGGGGCGCGTTTGATATCCAGAAAGAGGTTGTCGACCTTTGCCCAACAGGCTGCATGCGGTATGAAGGTGGAAAGCTTGCGATAAACAACCGTGAATGCACCAGATGTATGCACTGCATCAATGTTATGCCAAAAGCCTTGAGGGTAGGTTTAGACAAGGGCATTTCTATCCTTTGTGGCGCTAAAGCTCCAATTCTCGATGGCCCACAGATTGCCACTCTTCTTGTTCCTTTTATGAAGGTAGAAGAGCCTTACGATGAAATCAAGGGGTTGATTGAGAAGGTTTGGGATTACTGGATGGAAGAGGGAAAGAACCGAGAGCGTGTCGGTGAGCTGATCAAGCGTAATGGTTTGCAGATGATGCTTGACAAATGCGATTTAAAAGCACTTCCCCAGCATGTTGTGGAACCGCGGTCTAACCCGTACGTCTTCTGGAAAGAAGAAGAGGTTCCGGGCGGATTTACGCGTGACATCAATGAATTTAGAAAATATCATAAGAGATAGGAGGGGAATAATCATGGCATTTATATCTTCAGGCTATAATCCTGACAAACCGATGGAAAACAGAATAACCGATATCGGTCCAAAAAAATATGATAATTTTTACCCTCCGGTTATTGCAAAAAACAAGGGTAAGTGGCAATATCATGAGATTCTGGCACCGGGTGTTCTGGTCCATGTTTCGGAAACAGGCGACAAAGTTTTCACTGTAAGGGTTGGCGCGGCTCGTCTCATGAGCATAAGTCTTCTTCGCGAAGCATGTGAAATAGCAGATAAGCATTGTGGCGGATATTTAAGATTTACCACCAGAAACAATATCGAATTCATGGTGGACAGCAAAGACAAGGTAGAGCCTCTGAAGAAGGATCTTGCAAGCAGAAAGTTTGCTGCAGGGAGCAACAAGTTCCCGATCGGCGGCACAGGCGCTGGAATTACAAATATTGTGCATACCCAGGGCTGGGTCCACTGTCACACACCTGCCACTGATGCATCAGGTACTGTAAAGGCGACCATGGATGAGATTTTTAATGATTTCCAAAACATGAGGCTGCCTGCAAAGCTTCGCGTTTCCATGGCCTGTTGTCTGAACATGTGCGGCGCTGTTCACTGCTCTGATATTGCAATTCTTGGATATCACCGCAAACCGCCTATGGTCGATCATGAATATCTGGACAAGATGTGCGAAGTTCCTCTGGCCATTGCCGCGTGTCCAACAGCTGCTATTAAACCGACCAAAATCAATATAGGGGGCAAGGAACTGAAAACTGTTTCCGTGCAGGCAGAAAAATGCATGTACTGCGGAAACTGCTACACAATGTGTCCTTCCATGCCGCTTGCAGACACGGAAGGTGACGGAATCGTACTTATGGCCGGCGGCAAGATATCCAACAGGATCAGCATGCCTAAGTTTTCCAAGGTAGTTGTGGCCTTTATCCCGAACGAACAGCCGCGCTGGCCGACCATGACTAAGACAATAAAGAAAATGGTTGAGGCATACTCAAAGGATGCCAATAAATACGAACGTCTTGGTGACTGGGCAGCAAGAATTGGATGGGAAAGATTCTTTGATAAATGTGAACTTAATTTTACACATCATCTTATTGATGATTTCCGTGACGCTGCATATTACACATGGCGTCATACAACTCAATTCAAGTTCTAACTGTGTAAAGTAAAAACAATAAGCTGGGGCGCATGGCGCATAAGACTTATGCGCTCCGGCTTAATTAATAAAATATAAGAGGCATAATAATGGGCTTATCAATAGATGAACAAACAGCAAAAGATACTATTATAGAAACACTTACGAAAAAAAAAGATAAAACAAAATTTTATCTGAAAGATTTCTATAAGATGTTCCCTGATGAAAATATGAGAGACGTAAAGAAGATTGTAAACCAGATGGTCAGGGAAGAGCTTCTTGAGTACTGGTCAAGCGGAAGCACTACGCTGATAGGGCTTAAAGGTCTCGGAAAGCAACATTCTACCGAAGAAGACGAATAATCAAACGATTGCTGATTTGACCTTTTGAGGTACAACAAAAAATAGATTTTATTGTATGGCATAAGGCTTAAGGCTTTTTGCATTATTTTTTTTATTGCTAAGCCTGTTTAGCCTTATGCCGTTTTTTTTCAGGCACAGGCAGAAAAATCTACCTGCCCGCTTGTGCCTCGCAGTTGCAGGCGTAACCTGCCCGCAATGC
Coding sequences within:
- the mutL gene encoding DNA mismatch repair endonuclease MutL; amino-acid sequence: MPKIRILPENLSNKIAAGEVVERPCSVVKELVENALDAQAGRIIIEVENGGKSLIRVSDNGMGMNGDDALLALERYATSKIYKDSDLFSIKTLGFRGEALPSIASVSGFSLVTKDEASKTAAEIIVEGGRIKKVSQTGAPQGTMVTVSRLFYNIPARRKFLKSASTEMGHIADTISSIALGNPNAGFRLEHNRKIVKNWLPASDPFDRVMDVTGNSLKSDFCKLEFNEKFVSIAGWILSPKIFRSTSRGIYIYVNNRFVRDRVIQHALLEGYRQRLMKGRFPAAVLFVNVPFEQVDVNVHPAKQEVRFARQKDVHEAVKDAVSKALCQFETHKWVEKDKWKPAETRNNFSVSEPAAAYTRSERRSFISGQGHAPETEPFPEIQDPLWDKKTCFADLQVIGRFYNTYIVCESEHELVLIDQHAAHERVVYEQMKTRYKGSKGPDQSLLIPETVDLGYREAEILEKMIPEFFRFGFEIERFGGDTFAIKSAPAILSGREIRPLIIEMVEKIAKTGFGPDLEKGIDNCLITMACHGAIRANQALTDAEIKRLLDQLDQCENPSNCPHGRPTWIKWSKGEVERMFGR
- the dapA gene encoding 4-hydroxy-tetrahydrodipicolinate synthase, whose amino-acid sequence is MFKGCFTALVTPFNDKTVDYEGMRQLVDFQIKNGITGILAVGTTGESPTLTWDEHNKVIEDVAKKTRGKCICIAGTGSNNTAETLESSRHAVDAGVEALLLVDPYYNGPSSLEIRREYVAPVARAFPDVQIIPYVIPGRTGAQLLPEDIAILNRDFDNVNMVKEATGNIQNMKHTRACCGADFTVFSGDDGLTFEMMTDPEIMASGVISVASNVAPGPVTEMVRLLAQGNQAEAKKILSALEPLFGLVTIKTIETTPYGEVVCRARNPLGIKTLMAVLGMPSGGCRQPLGKMTKNGLGKVLEAARKVQSDNPEIFKPVSDFFAVDITDRLNSLSRIEELCYQEY
- a CDS encoding tetratricopeptide repeat protein, translating into MPTAKNAEEYIAWQQAAIASNPECGTSHYNLAVALLGQGKYDEAEKELCAALDCSSNLAEAYVQLGGLCLRRGDLDGCLLYNKQAIKARAGFPEGHGNIGFVHLQMGNVDEAIKSLQKAILYNSKFLQAYATLANAYLMKGLVEESIATSLKALELEPSFAVSHNNLAIAYIENGRYDKAIEHCDRAIDLGYEVAPEILNELEKHR
- the dsrA gene encoding dissimilatory-type sulfite reductase subunit alpha, with amino-acid sequence MAKHKTPLIDQLESGPWPSFVSDIKWEAESRAKNEKGIDYQVPVDVCDDLLGVLELSYKHGRTHWKHGGIVGVFGYGGGVIGRYCDQPEMFPGVAHFHTVRVNQPSGKYYTTKFLNDLMNIWELRGSGMTNMHGATGDIVLIGTTTPQLEEIFFDLTHNMGTDLGGSGGNLRTPSCCLGTSRCEYACYDTQELCHHMTMEYQDELHRPAFPYKFKFKFDGCPNCCVASIARSDLAFIGTWRDDIRIDQKVVKAYVGGEVPPNAGAHAGRDWGAFDIQKEVVDLCPTGCMRYEGGKLAINNRECTRCMHCINVMPKALRVGLDKGISILCGAKAPILDGPQIATLLVPFMKVEEPYDEIKGLIEKVWDYWMEEGKNRERVGELIKRNGLQMMLDKCDLKALPQHVVEPRSNPYVFWKEEEVPGGFTRDINEFRKYHKR
- the dsrB gene encoding dissimilatory-type sulfite reductase subunit beta, with amino-acid sequence MAFISSGYNPDKPMENRITDIGPKKYDNFYPPVIAKNKGKWQYHEILAPGVLVHVSETGDKVFTVRVGAARLMSISLLREACEIADKHCGGYLRFTTRNNIEFMVDSKDKVEPLKKDLASRKFAAGSNKFPIGGTGAGITNIVHTQGWVHCHTPATDASGTVKATMDEIFNDFQNMRLPAKLRVSMACCLNMCGAVHCSDIAILGYHRKPPMVDHEYLDKMCEVPLAIAACPTAAIKPTKINIGGKELKTVSVQAEKCMYCGNCYTMCPSMPLADTEGDGIVLMAGGKISNRISMPKFSKVVVAFIPNEQPRWPTMTKTIKKMVEAYSKDANKYERLGDWAARIGWERFFDKCELNFTHHLIDDFRDAAYYTWRHTTQFKF
- a CDS encoding dissimilatory sulfite reductase D family protein; its protein translation is MGLSIDEQTAKDTIIETLTKKKDKTKFYLKDFYKMFPDENMRDVKKIVNQMVREELLEYWSSGSTTLIGLKGLGKQHSTEEDE